The following are from one region of the Abiotrophia defectiva ATCC 49176 genome:
- a CDS encoding DUF2087 domain-containing protein, whose translation MVEETISRYMRDGKFYVLPRKQKNRLEVFQYIYQHLQQYAQEFTEPELNERIKEVYEDFATMRRYLVDYKFLIRDNYGKSYQLNPQVGQAPQTEAAHELEN comes from the coding sequence ATGGTTGAAGAGACAATTTCGCGCTATATGAGAGATGGCAAGTTCTATGTCCTGCCGCGCAAACAAAAAAATAGACTAGAAGTCTTTCAATATATCTATCAACACTTGCAGCAATATGCCCAGGAATTCACCGAGCCTGAGCTCAATGAGCGGATTAAGGAAGTCTACGAGGATTTCGCGACCATGCGGAGATACCTAGTGGATTACAAGTTTCTGATCCGAGATAACTATGGTAAGTCCTACCAGCTCAATCCCCAAGTAGGGCAAGCGCCTCAGACGGAGGCAGCCCATGAATTGGAAAATTAA
- a CDS encoding MFS transporter, which translates to MNWKIKNFYLIMTVETIAEQMFVSLTYLLLIYLGYSMTEIGLLLATFTATTMVAEIPSGILVDSIGEKRVMSLSFLLRAIGLFFMAGTRNIVVLILTAVLTGLAVSLSSGTLQSWIVNEIKEANAPYDIAQVFSNLKIIGPFFGLLSGFVGAQILGKDNPAIPFYVASAILIGLLVYVQLVPNVFKPRPRQNHWGQIKQVYRETVVNLIEALKDSRILLYFIMFSMPAVLDLGPSNQWQVILGDAVQEYIVGYYIIGIGLSTILSNLFLSKVLLKKKMDMVALIDRVLLLDVVTLLVISFYLPVFPYLFLFHVFLVGINGTLIITYIHEKLIKQDHLRTSLVSSFYSLQALASSLLLTVNGYLSDLIGISKTWLAFTLISILVFLALRGLTARKEESQA; encoded by the coding sequence ATGAATTGGAAAATTAAGAATTTTTATTTGATTATGACGGTGGAGACCATTGCGGAGCAGATGTTTGTGTCCTTGACCTATCTGCTTTTGATCTACCTGGGCTACTCCATGACTGAGATTGGTCTGCTCTTGGCTACCTTTACGGCTACCACCATGGTCGCCGAGATTCCCAGTGGGATCTTGGTCGATTCTATCGGGGAGAAGAGGGTTATGTCCCTGTCCTTTCTCCTGCGGGCCATTGGCCTATTCTTCATGGCAGGAACCCGTAATATTGTCGTCTTGATCCTGACGGCTGTCTTAACCGGCTTGGCCGTCTCCCTCAGCTCTGGGACCCTGCAGTCTTGGATTGTCAATGAAATCAAGGAAGCCAATGCGCCTTACGATATCGCGCAAGTATTTTCTAACCTAAAGATTATCGGTCCATTCTTCGGCCTCCTGTCCGGCTTTGTCGGCGCGCAAATTCTGGGCAAAGACAACCCAGCCATTCCTTTCTATGTGGCATCGGCCATCTTGATCGGCTTATTGGTCTATGTGCAGCTGGTGCCCAATGTCTTCAAGCCGCGCCCGCGTCAGAACCACTGGGGCCAGATTAAGCAGGTCTACCGAGAAACCGTGGTCAACCTTATAGAAGCACTCAAAGACAGCCGCATCCTGCTCTACTTCATCATGTTTTCCATGCCGGCCGTCTTGGACCTGGGCCCGTCTAACCAGTGGCAGGTCATCCTGGGGGATGCCGTGCAGGAATACATCGTGGGCTATTATATTATCGGAATTGGCCTCTCCACCATCCTGTCCAACCTCTTCCTCAGCAAGGTCCTCTTGAAGAAAAAGATGGATATGGTGGCCTTAATTGACCGGGTCCTCCTGCTAGATGTGGTGACCCTCTTAGTGATCAGCTTCTATCTGCCGGTCTTCCCTTACTTATTCCTCTTCCATGTCTTCTTAGTAGGCATTAATGGAACGCTGATTATCACCTATATCCATGAAAAGCTGATCAAGCAGGATCACCTACGGACCTCGCTTGTGTCTTCCTTCTATTCCTTACAGGCTCTCGCGTCCAGTCTGCTCCTAACCGTCAACGGCTACCTGTCAGATCTGATCGGCATCAGCAAGACCTGGCTAGCCTTCACGCTGATCTCAATCCTAGTCTTCCTGGCCTTGCGCGGGTTGACGGCAAGGAAAGAAGAGAGCCAGGCATAG
- a CDS encoding GlsB/YeaQ/YmgE family stress response membrane protein, producing the protein MIWSIIIGGLIGLVAGSLTKKGGSMGIVANVLAGLVGSSVGQHLLGTWGPSLAGMALIPSVLGAVIVVSVVSMLLGKNKA; encoded by the coding sequence ATGATCTGGTCTATTATCATTGGTGGGCTTATCGGCTTAGTTGCGGGTAGCCTTACTAAAAAAGGTGGTTCAATGGGGATCGTTGCCAATGTGCTTGCTGGTTTAGTAGGTTCTTCTGTTGGTCAACATCTTCTTGGGACTTGGGGTCCAAGCCTCGCGGGAATGGCCTTAATTCCATCTGTCTTAGGTGCTGTAATCGTAGTTTCAGTAGTATCAATGTTACTCGGTAAAAACAAAGCTTAA
- the amaP gene encoding alkaline shock response membrane anchor protein AmaP, which produces MSRLKKSLLFLLCIPPLVLFTIVLYRNQTLVNFGWLKSYLNNLSSFWYYYNQTIFWLALVLTISTLILMIAILFYPRDYSEVMLSEANGRLAIKKSAIENHVKSAIAASSYMASPKVNVKLTKKKCEVTVKGDIINGVDVVNRTNALQKEIINGLNAYLGLNHDIYLNVKVLNTEAEQHKEKQAEVVESQPVQSRVK; this is translated from the coding sequence ATGTCAAGATTAAAGAAATCTCTGCTCTTCTTACTCTGTATTCCGCCATTAGTTCTATTTACTATCGTGTTGTATCGTAATCAGACCTTAGTTAATTTTGGTTGGCTGAAATCGTACCTAAACAATCTGTCTTCATTCTGGTACTATTACAACCAAACCATTTTTTGGCTAGCATTAGTCCTCACGATCTCAACCCTTATCTTGATGATTGCTATCTTATTCTATCCGCGTGATTACTCGGAAGTCATGCTTTCAGAAGCGAATGGACGATTAGCTATCAAGAAATCAGCAATTGAAAACCATGTAAAGTCGGCTATTGCAGCTTCGTCTTACATGGCTTCACCTAAAGTTAATGTCAAGCTCACTAAGAAAAAATGTGAAGTAACCGTAAAAGGTGACATTATCAACGGAGTAGATGTTGTCAATAGAACAAACGCATTGCAAAAAGAGATCATCAATGGGTTGAACGCTTATTTAGGCTTAAACCACGATATTTACTTGAATGTTAAGGTATTGAATACTGAAGCAGAGCAACATAAAGAAAAGCAGGCTGAAGTAGTTGAATCACAGCCAGTACAAAGCCGTGTGAAGTAG
- a CDS encoding DUF2273 domain-containing protein: MINKIKNLPYPVLGGAAGLSLAASILFIGFFRTLFILILVGIGTTVGTYFQNSRK; encoded by the coding sequence ATGATTAATAAAATTAAAAACCTTCCTTATCCAGTGCTCGGAGGAGCGGCTGGTCTCTCATTGGCGGCAAGTATCTTATTTATAGGGTTCTTCAGAACACTCTTTATCCTGATACTTGTGGGTATTGGTACTACAGTCGGCACGTATTTTCAAAACTCACGAAAATAA
- a CDS encoding DUF1643 domain-containing protein — protein sequence MVNYSYLKGFEPDYIRYDGDDDACYLLEKEGQRPLVVIGPHPVKSDLRMPDRITYRLLKALGDANHHLLSDLKYDGWAILNVHPLRAEEFEPIDFSLKNHALLQENICYIANYLVSRDISAVLLSWGENEADTEMLNEARKQIQDLLNELGIEQYACSRNSSGEPISLFYAGNQAIQNAIIDMAADV from the coding sequence ATGGTAAATTATAGCTACTTAAAAGGCTTCGAACCAGATTATATACGATATGATGGGGACGATGATGCCTGTTACTTGTTAGAAAAAGAGGGTCAACGACCATTGGTAGTGATAGGTCCTCATCCAGTGAAGTCAGACCTAAGGATGCCTGATAGAATCACCTATCGGCTATTGAAGGCCTTGGGTGATGCCAATCATCATCTATTATCTGATTTGAAGTACGATGGTTGGGCTATTCTAAACGTACATCCACTGCGAGCAGAAGAGTTTGAGCCGATAGACTTCAGTCTCAAAAATCATGCCTTACTACAAGAGAATATTTGCTACATTGCGAATTATCTAGTATCAAGAGACATTAGCGCAGTCCTACTCTCTTGGGGCGAAAATGAAGCTGATACAGAGATGCTAAATGAGGCCCGCAAGCAAATACAAGACCTACTTAATGAATTAGGAATAGAGCAGTATGCATGCTCGCGTAACTCATCAGGAGAGCCAATTAGCCTTTTCTATGCGGGGAATCAGGCTATACAGAATGCTATTATTGATATGGCAGCTGATGTTTGA
- a CDS encoding GlsB/YeaQ/YmgE family stress response membrane protein, with amino-acid sequence MIWSIIVGGLIGLVAGSLTKKRGSMGIVANVLAGLVGSSVGQFFLGSWGPSLAGMALIPSVLGAVVVVAVVSALLGKKA; translated from the coding sequence ATGATCTGGTCTATTATCGTAGGTGGCTTGATCGGTTTAGTAGCCGGTAGCCTCACTAAAAAACGCGGTTCAATGGGGATCGTGGCTAACGTACTTGCTGGTTTAGTAGGTTCTTCTGTTGGTCAATTTTTCCTCGGGTCTTGGGGTCCTAGCCTTGCAGGTATGGCTTTAATTCCATCTGTATTAGGTGCCGTAGTTGTCGTAGCAGTCGTATCTGCATTACTTGGCAAAAAGGCTTAA
- the amaP gene encoding alkaline shock response membrane anchor protein AmaP: MSRIKKSLLILLCIPPLVLFSINLYRNQSYVNLDWIGEYLNKLSSFGYYYNQAIFWLSLVLTIATLIAILVIFFYPRDYTQVVLSEANGRLTVKKSAIVSHVKSAISAVSYMASPKVKVKLTKKKCEVTLKGAINQGVDVANRTNALQKEIINGLNSYLGLNHNIYLNVKVLNTAAEQTSQKAEAFEAQSQENLEN, translated from the coding sequence ATGTCACGAATTAAAAAATCTCTGCTCATCTTACTGTGTATTCCACCGCTTGTTCTATTTTCCATTAATTTGTATCGTAATCAGTCCTATGTCAATCTGGATTGGATAGGAGAGTACCTCAACAAACTGTCTTCATTCGGGTACTACTATAACCAGGCCATTTTCTGGTTATCTCTCGTCCTGACCATTGCGACACTCATTGCGATACTTGTCATCTTCTTCTATCCGCGAGACTACACCCAAGTGGTCTTGTCGGAGGCGAATGGACGGTTGACAGTTAAAAAATCAGCGATCGTAAGCCATGTGAAGTCGGCTATTTCAGCCGTCTCTTACATGGCTTCTCCTAAAGTTAAGGTCAAACTCACCAAGAAAAAGTGTGAAGTAACCCTTAAGGGTGCCATTAACCAAGGGGTAGACGTTGCCAATAGAACAAACGCTTTACAAAAGGAAATTATTAATGGCCTCAATTCCTACTTGGGCTTGAACCATAATATTTATCTCAATGTGAAGGTCTTGAATACTGCAGCAGAGCAAACTAGCCAAAAAGCTGAAGCATTTGAAGCTCAGTCACAAGAAAACTTAGAGAACTAG
- a CDS encoding DUF2273 domain-containing protein gives MIKKIKNLPYPILGGAIGLGLATVILNIGFFRTIFVVALVGTGAAAGWYLQNSRK, from the coding sequence ATGATCAAGAAAATCAAAAACCTACCCTATCCTATTCTCGGAGGGGCCATTGGCCTTGGCTTGGCAACTGTCATTTTGAATATCGGGTTTTTCAGAACCATCTTTGTTGTCGCGCTTGTAGGAACTGGCGCAGCAGCTGGTTGGTATCTTCAAAATTCTCGCAAATAA
- a CDS encoding Asp23/Gls24 family envelope stress response protein — translation MSNNQPTSDKTLNPSPAGKSYNRKAIKKQIGQALANVDGLLAVDGGFFSNLAGKIVNTDKFTSGVKLVLGKEEARVDLNVIAEYKKNVSDLYHDIKHLVIDVIRNMTGLSVIDVNLKVLEVKTQAKQEADTVSLQDHVTHMAESTGEFASHTLEKAKDGIGSGIAAVTGKVGQGIEAAKDAISGGAEQAKDAADQAQDLAEETADQAEDAVAAGVEAVEERADDAKEVAEEAAEEVAHVSEETAEDLAEAGQEATEDAKELAQEAKDLAEDGAQAVQARAEDLVEGSQEVAEEAVSSSSQEANSNQA, via the coding sequence ATGTCAAATAATCAACCTACATCAGATAAGACACTCAATCCAAGTCCTGCTGGCAAGTCTTACAATCGCAAAGCGATCAAAAAGCAGATTGGTCAGGCGCTAGCCAATGTTGACGGCCTCTTGGCAGTTGACGGTGGCTTCTTCTCTAACTTAGCGGGCAAGATTGTCAACACCGATAAGTTTACCAGTGGCGTCAAGCTAGTGCTTGGTAAGGAAGAGGCGCGTGTAGACTTAAATGTCATTGCAGAGTATAAGAAAAACGTTTCTGATTTATATCATGACATCAAGCATTTAGTGATCGATGTCATTCGGAACATGACAGGCCTTAGCGTGATTGATGTCAATCTCAAGGTCCTTGAAGTCAAGACTCAAGCCAAGCAAGAAGCTGATACTGTCAGTCTGCAAGATCATGTAACCCACATGGCTGAAAGCACAGGCGAATTTGCCTCCCATACCTTGGAAAAAGCCAAAGATGGGATTGGCAGTGGTATCGCTGCGGTGACAGGCAAAGTAGGCCAAGGCATTGAGGCGGCCAAGGACGCCATTAGTGGCGGTGCTGAGCAGGCCAAAGATGCAGCCGATCAAGCCCAGGATCTAGCCGAAGAAACTGCGGACCAAGCAGAAGACGCGGTAGCAGCCGGTGTTGAAGCTGTTGAAGAAAGGGCCGATGACGCTAAGGAAGTGGCTGAAGAAGCTGCGGAAGAAGTAGCACATGTGTCTGAAGAAACGGCAGAAGATCTTGCTGAAGCAGGCCAAGAGGCTACTGAGGACGCAAAAGAGCTAGCTCAAGAGGCTAAGGACCTTGCCGAAGATGGCGCCCAAGCTGTCCAAGCAAGGGCAGAAGACCTTGTTGAAGGCAGTCAAGAAGTTGCGGAAGAAGCAGTCAGTAGTAGCTCACAAGAAGCAAACTCAAACCAGGCTTAA
- a CDS encoding DUF4865 family protein — MNLYSAAVRDNGTKTDGFQNLTFKTYLISTKGEHDAQRKQICAPLLVSLG, encoded by the coding sequence ATGAATCTTTATTCGGCAGCGGTCAGAGATAATGGGACCAAGACAGACGGTTTTCAGAATTTAACTTTTAAGACCTACCTAATTTCGACCAAGGGTGAACATGATGCCCAGAGAAAACAAATATGCGCCCCACTATTAGTGAGTTTGGGTTGA
- a CDS encoding helix-turn-helix transcriptional regulator, with amino-acid sequence MLKDNIKKARLDAGLTQIEVAEKLGVAQAQYARWENGGRNPKDETVKKLAEIFGVTFDKLQGRNDGLDDIVDLLRKVELTDEQKLEIYFLIKKYLGSVK; translated from the coding sequence ATGTTAAAAGACAATATAAAAAAAGCCCGACTGGATGCAGGTCTCACTCAAATAGAAGTTGCTGAAAAGTTAGGTGTAGCTCAAGCTCAATATGCTAGGTGGGAAAACGGAGGGAGGAATCCAAAAGATGAAACAGTAAAAAAACTAGCTGAAATATTTGGAGTTACTTTTGATAAACTTCAAGGTAGAAATGATGGATTGGATGATATTGTAGATTTACTTAGAAAAGTGGAATTAACTGATGAACAAAAGTTAGAAATATATTTCTTGATAAAGAAGTATTTAGGTAGTGTAAAATAA
- a CDS encoding DUF308 domain-containing protein, producing MKEGATVKKLSVEEVARRRTLLFGVLAVIFGVLIFRNGVGFTKFSLDLLAVYFLVDGLGSFLLRFMLRRKSISYSHSIWLIFLSVSLSWLNRLTNLPVDLIVICLGAYQLGTALIYAITFWLYKANRVKGGWFYLLDALLNGGIGIASVLGPSSDGHFQFIILGTYLVLLGISNIRDGILFDKDQQGQVLKRRFRISLPVIFAAFIPAESLKRFNQFLQKGSSAGHSGPYRLVKKEEEARELEILVHTSDSNLFGAIGHVDICYQGTVISYGSYDPFSERLFGTIGDGVLFKVDKEPYIELCKKESHKTLFGYSLSLTEEESQAVEKRLAEIDQLLTPWDPPSRLQEDGQPTYAYKLKYDLGAELYKFTSSRFKSYFVLSTNCCLLADSIVGQAGTAVLDVRGVIAPGTYQDYLEYEFEAPNGLVHTRTVY from the coding sequence ATGAAGGAGGGTGCTACGGTGAAAAAATTATCTGTTGAAGAAGTTGCAAGAAGACGGACTTTATTGTTTGGGGTTCTTGCCGTCATTTTTGGGGTCCTCATTTTTCGAAACGGTGTTGGTTTCACCAAATTTTCCTTGGACCTATTAGCTGTTTACTTTTTAGTCGATGGACTAGGAAGCTTTCTTCTGCGCTTTATGTTGCGTCGCAAGTCTATTTCCTATAGCCATTCCATTTGGTTAATTTTTCTTTCGGTTAGTTTGAGTTGGTTGAATCGATTGACCAATTTACCCGTTGATTTGATTGTAATTTGTTTAGGAGCTTACCAGTTGGGAACAGCTCTGATTTATGCCATTACATTTTGGCTTTACAAGGCCAATCGTGTAAAAGGAGGCTGGTTCTATTTATTGGATGCTCTTTTGAACGGGGGGATTGGTATAGCAAGCGTCTTGGGACCTAGTTCAGATGGGCACTTTCAATTTATCATCTTGGGGACTTATCTGGTCTTGTTGGGGATTTCTAATATTCGAGATGGTATTTTATTTGATAAAGACCAACAAGGCCAGGTGTTAAAACGTCGCTTTCGTATTAGCCTACCTGTTATCTTTGCTGCTTTTATCCCAGCTGAATCGCTAAAACGGTTTAACCAATTTCTTCAAAAAGGAAGTTCGGCGGGTCATAGCGGTCCTTATCGACTGGTGAAAAAAGAAGAAGAGGCAAGAGAATTAGAAATTTTAGTTCATACTTCTGATAGCAACCTATTTGGTGCCATTGGGCATGTTGATATTTGTTACCAGGGGACGGTGATTTCTTACGGAAGTTACGATCCCTTTTCAGAGCGTCTGTTTGGGACGATTGGCGATGGCGTACTTTTTAAAGTGGATAAGGAACCATACATCGAACTATGTAAAAAGGAGAGTCACAAGACTCTGTTTGGATACAGTCTATCCCTTACTGAAGAAGAGAGTCAGGCAGTGGAGAAGCGTCTAGCTGAGATTGATCAGTTATTAACACCTTGGGATCCGCCTAGTAGGTTACAAGAAGACGGTCAGCCGACCTATGCCTACAAATTGAAGTATGATTTAGGGGCTGAGCTATATAAATTTACTTCTTCGCGTTTTAAATCTTATTTTGTTCTGTCTACTAATTGCTGCCTGTTAGCAGATTCAATTGTGGGACAGGCGGGAACGGCCGTATTAGATGTGCGGGGAGTGATTGCACCAGGGACCTATCAAGATTATTTAGAATACGAATTTGAAGCTCCAAATGGACTGGTCCATACACGAACAGTATATTAA
- a CDS encoding ClbS/DfsB family four-helix bundle protein, translating to MPRPRTKEDLMIAAKENYDKLNVLIAKLSDEELNTPFDFSSDEKKKEAHWKRDKNLRDILIHLYEWHQLLLNWVDTNLKGVAKPFIPAPYNWKTYGDMNVEFWEKHQNTSLEDAKEMFHKSHEDILELAERFTNEELFSKDVYKWVGGSVLGSYFVSTTSSHYDWAMKKLKAHQKNCKKK from the coding sequence ATGCCAAGACCAAGAACAAAAGAAGATTTAATGATTGCAGCGAAAGAAAACTATGATAAGTTGAACGTATTAATTGCTAAGCTATCTGACGAAGAATTAAACACACCTTTTGACTTTTCAAGTGATGAAAAAAAGAAAGAGGCTCATTGGAAAAGAGATAAAAATCTAAGAGATATTTTGATTCATTTATATGAATGGCACCAGCTTCTTTTGAATTGGGTAGATACAAATTTAAAGGGAGTGGCAAAACCTTTTATTCCAGCTCCATATAATTGGAAAACTTATGGAGATATGAATGTCGAGTTTTGGGAAAAACATCAAAATACTTCTCTTGAAGATGCAAAAGAAATGTTTCATAAATCGCATGAAGATATTTTAGAATTAGCTGAGAGATTTACAAACGAAGAATTATTTTCAAAAGATGTCTATAAGTGGGTAGGAGGAAGTGTACTTGGTTCGTATTTTGTAAGCACTACTTCAAGTCATTATGATTGGGCGATGAAGAAATTAAAAGCACATCAAAAAAATTGTAAGAAAAAATAA
- a CDS encoding phospholipase D-like domain-containing protein has product MRRFGNNNKNQLHHKFAVIDFETVIEGSINWSENAESNLETVSIIRSRKMAIKFSEEFISLIQKIRQEEK; this is encoded by the coding sequence ATTAGAAGATTTGGGAATAATAATAAAAATCAACTCCATCATAAATTCGCAGTGATAGACTTTGAGACTGTAATAGAGGGGTCGATAAATTGGTCTGAGAATGCCGAAAGTAATCTTGAGACTGTTTCCATTATTCGAAGTAGAAAAATGGCTATAAAATTTTCAGAAGAATTTATAAGTTTAATCCAAAAAATAAGGCAAGAAGAGAAATGA
- the metF gene encoding methylenetetrahydrofolate reductase [NAD(P)H]: MTQPPAPFHHPSLSYEVFPPNTQVGAERLTHTLNDLAELKPDFISVTCSNRQPNIEETTLKVANHVQNTLHIPTIAHLPAMYLSKERVAASLDSLDQLGIRRVLALRGDILEGLEPVGDFSYAEELIHFIKERKPHFDITAACYPEVHPDAPNAVADIRFLKRKVDAGVDRLITQLFFDNDCFYHFQEKCALANVEVPILAGIMPIVNRNQALRLLTTCETTKLPRKFKAILDKYEHEPQALRAAGLAYALDQIVDLITQGADGIHLYTMNQSDTAHYIADAAKALFK, encoded by the coding sequence ATGACTCAGCCACCGGCACCCTTCCACCATCCATCCTTATCCTATGAAGTCTTCCCGCCCAACACCCAAGTTGGGGCGGAGAGACTGACCCATACTTTGAATGATTTGGCGGAACTCAAGCCGGACTTCATCAGTGTCACCTGCAGCAACCGCCAGCCTAATATTGAGGAAACCACCCTCAAGGTTGCCAATCACGTTCAGAACACCCTGCACATCCCGACCATCGCCCACCTGCCAGCTATGTACCTGAGCAAGGAGCGCGTGGCGGCTAGCTTGGACTCTCTGGACCAACTGGGCATCCGTCGGGTCCTGGCCCTGCGCGGCGACATTCTGGAAGGCCTGGAGCCGGTCGGCGACTTCTCTTATGCGGAAGAGCTCATCCATTTCATTAAGGAGCGCAAGCCCCACTTCGACATTACGGCGGCCTGCTATCCGGAAGTCCATCCCGACGCGCCTAATGCGGTCGCGGACATCCGCTTCCTTAAGCGCAAGGTAGACGCTGGCGTTGACCGCCTGATCACCCAACTCTTCTTCGACAATGATTGCTTCTATCATTTCCAGGAAAAGTGCGCCTTGGCCAATGTCGAAGTGCCAATCCTAGCGGGTATCATGCCCATCGTCAACCGCAACCAGGCCCTGCGCCTGCTGACCACCTGTGAGACCACTAAGTTGCCTCGCAAGTTCAAAGCCATCCTGGACAAGTACGAGCACGAGCCTCAAGCCCTCCGGGCAGCCGGCCTAGCTTATGCCCTGGACCAAATTGTCGATCTCATTACCCAAGGCGCCGACGGGATTCATCTCTATACCATGAACCAGTCGGACACCGCCCACTATATCGCGGACGCGGCTAAGGCCTTGTTTAAGTGA